In the Phycisphaerales bacterium genome, one interval contains:
- a CDS encoding YraN family protein, with protein sequence MQRWTPSRWLARAFSKSPHHLCTGKKGERLAQRWLQRRGYRTVARNMRLGADEIDLLMWAPRREALVIVEVKTRVLPRGASGEAHNPLDSMTSTKQARQMRAGQQLIARLARSDQAIRFDVVSVRLPDGGRPVVEHYVSAFDHKRGA encoded by the coding sequence GTGCAGCGATGGACGCCTTCCCGCTGGCTGGCTCGGGCGTTTTCTAAATCGCCGCATCACCTCTGTACAGGTAAAAAAGGCGAGCGGTTGGCACAGCGCTGGTTGCAGCGACGGGGCTATCGCACTGTCGCGCGTAATATGCGGCTCGGTGCTGATGAAATTGATTTACTGATGTGGGCACCTCGCCGTGAAGCTTTGGTGATTGTTGAGGTGAAAACCCGTGTGTTGCCGCGAGGGGCATCTGGGGAAGCTCACAACCCACTTGATTCAATGACCTCGACCAAACAGGCTCGCCAAATGCGTGCTGGTCAGCAGTTGATCGCTCGATTAGCACGTTCAGACCAAGCCATTCGCTTTGATGTGGTCAGTGTGCGGCTGCCAGATGGTGGACGACCAGTCGTCGAGCACTATGTCAGCGCCTTTGATCATAAGAGGGGTGCTTGA